The following is a genomic window from Planctomycetota bacterium.
GAGCATCGCCACGCCGCCGCCCGCCAGGATGCCTTCCTCGACGGCCGCGCGGCAGGCGTGCAGGGCGTCCTCGACGCGGGCCTTCTTTTCCTTGACCGCGCTTTCGGTCGCGCCGCCGACGTGGATCTGCGCGACGCCGCCCGACAGTTTCGCCAGCCGCTCTTCCAGTTTCTCGCGGTCGTAGTCGCTGGTGGTGGTCTCAATCTCTTTGCGGATGGCTTCAAGACGTCCCTTGATGGCGCTGGTTTCGCCGGCGCCCTCGATGATGGTCGTCGCCTCCTTGTCGATGGAGACCTTCTTCGCCTGGCCCAGGTGCTCGATCTTCACGTTCTCGAGTTTGGTCCCGAGGTCCTCGAAGATCGCCGTTGCGCCCGTCAGGGTGCCGATGTCTTCGAGCAGGGCCTTTCGGCGGTCGCCGAAGCCCGGCGCCTTCACGGCGCAGCACTGGAGGGTTCCGCGGAGGCGGTTGACGACGAGCGTGGCGAGGGCGTCGCCCTCGATGTCCTCGGCGATGATGAGGAGCGGCCGGCCCGACTGGGCGACCTGCTCCAGCAGGGGCAGGAGTTCCTTCACGCTCGATATCTTCTTCTCGTGCACCAGGATGTAGGGCTTCTCCAACTCCGCGGTCATCGACTCGAAGTCGGTGACGAAGTGCGGCGAGACGTAGCCCTTGTCGAACTGCATGCCCTCCACGAGTTCGACGGTCGTCTCGAGGCTCTTGCCTTCCTCGACGGTGATGACGCCGTCGCGGCCGACCTTCTGCATCGCGTCGGCGATCATCTGCCCGATCTCGGCGTCCTGATTGGCCGCGCACATGCCGACCTGTGCGACTTCCTTCGAGTCCGTGACGGG
Proteins encoded in this region:
- the groL gene encoding chaperonin GroEL (60 kDa chaperone family; promotes refolding of misfolded polypeptides especially under stressful conditions; forms two stacked rings of heptamers to form a barrel-shaped 14mer; ends can be capped by GroES; misfolded proteins enter the barrel where they are refolded when GroES binds), which translates into the protein MPPKKIAFDTEAREAIRRGVAILTKAVRVTLGPSGRNVILEKSFGAPTVTKDGVTVAKEIELEDPWENMGAQMVREVASKTSDVAGDGTTTATILAEAIFVEGLKNVTAGATAMELKRGIDAAVTAVVAELEKRAKPVTDSKEVAQVGMCAANQDAEIGQMIADAMQKVGRDGVITVEEGKSLETTVELVEGMQFDKGYVSPHFVTDFESMTAELEKPYILVHEKKISSVKELLPLLEQVAQSGRPLLIIAEDIEGDALATLVVNRLRGTLQCCAVKAPGFGDRRKALLEDIGTLTGATAIFEDLGTKLENVKIEHLGQAKKVSIDKEATTIIEGAGETSAIKGRLEAIRKEIETTTSDYDREKLEERLAKLSGGVAQIHVGGATESAVKEKKARVEDALHACRAAVEEGILAGGGVAML